From the genome of Devriesea agamarum, one region includes:
- a CDS encoding AraC family transcriptional regulator — translation MTAPAPFAAHPIFTVESRLEAEHLLGRILGPLSIAQPAGTSRHTPFSAHAHALDLPGIWCAHLDIQSPSHIDIPHWQAGYALVIPTSGFASVQVGSTKVKTSPLLGAVAHPGQRVLIDLKPPCPVRIVAIDAELVERVSARYTARTDHLPTMLETFFDLTRPDAMRWNAILSLLLAEAMTPASPLSQGRGVGALAEMLASSLVLAQDPSMRQIPTNSRTSLVRDAIELVECCIDTATPSLLARELHVSERTLQAAFRRELGVTPSRYVRNRRLDLIRSELLGRHPGHGVSVAAIARSYGLTHPGRFSSEYRARFGELPSHTLRLRSSRQLHRHGQQ, via the coding sequence GTGACAGCGCCTGCCCCGTTTGCCGCGCACCCGATCTTCACGGTCGAATCCCGGTTAGAAGCCGAACATCTGCTCGGACGCATCTTGGGACCTCTCAGCATTGCTCAGCCCGCCGGAACCTCCCGCCACACCCCATTCAGTGCCCACGCACACGCACTAGATCTGCCCGGCATCTGGTGCGCACATCTGGATATTCAATCCCCCTCCCATATCGACATCCCCCACTGGCAAGCCGGATACGCCTTAGTCATTCCGACCAGCGGATTCGCGTCCGTCCAGGTCGGGTCAACGAAGGTAAAGACCTCACCTTTATTGGGGGCCGTGGCTCATCCGGGGCAGCGAGTCCTCATTGATCTGAAACCACCGTGCCCCGTGCGCATCGTGGCTATCGACGCAGAGCTAGTTGAGCGGGTCAGCGCACGATATACCGCCCGCACGGATCACCTGCCCACCATGTTGGAGACCTTTTTCGACCTGACCCGGCCCGACGCTATGCGCTGGAACGCTATTCTGTCTCTCCTCCTGGCCGAAGCAATGACCCCGGCGTCACCGCTATCCCAGGGACGAGGGGTCGGGGCCCTGGCGGAGATGCTTGCATCCTCCCTCGTCCTCGCCCAGGACCCCTCCATGCGGCAAATCCCCACCAACTCGCGTACATCGTTGGTGCGCGACGCCATTGAACTGGTCGAATGCTGCATCGACACAGCGACCCCAAGTCTGCTTGCCCGCGAACTCCACGTCTCAGAGCGAACATTGCAGGCCGCGTTCCGCCGCGAACTAGGGGTCACCCCTTCACGTTATGTACGCAACCGACGTCTAGATCTGATCCGAAGCGAGCTCTTGGGACGCCATCCCGGGCACGGGGTGTCCGTGGCGGCAATTGCCCGGTCTTACGGGCTCACCCACCCAGGCCGTTTCTCCTCGGAGTATCGCGCACGGTTCGGGGAGCTGCCCTCGCACACACTGCGCCTGAGGTCCTCACGACAACTGCATCGTCACGGCCAACAGTAA
- a CDS encoding DUF1641 domain-containing protein, with amino-acid sequence MTPIGHEQQETAAPPNGMNPRPPGEPALDPNATQRARGEQVLDDLTVRLGDPKVARGLTLLLDNAEHLATIALMIGGVLERGNEIAGNVASGAAEMKKALGAQDVSHLMNDGKTVINAVPHITPLLAKASDSGIFEALTASTMFDPDVIDSLTVMSKALCEASESAVYGDDKPVKITTLIRALRDPAINRALKFCLTMAAAMGRELDPDTGEFHQRVSARGSARHDPSTERSIR; translated from the coding sequence ATGACACCTATCGGCCACGAGCAGCAAGAAACTGCAGCACCACCCAACGGCATGAACCCGCGCCCGCCAGGCGAACCAGCCCTAGACCCAAACGCCACCCAACGCGCACGCGGTGAGCAGGTTCTCGACGACCTCACCGTGCGCTTGGGCGATCCGAAAGTTGCGCGCGGCCTCACCCTCCTGCTCGACAATGCCGAGCACCTAGCGACCATCGCCCTCATGATCGGAGGTGTGCTCGAACGAGGCAACGAAATCGCCGGAAATGTCGCCAGCGGAGCCGCCGAGATGAAAAAGGCCCTCGGCGCACAAGACGTTAGCCATCTTATGAACGACGGAAAAACCGTGATCAACGCGGTCCCGCACATAACCCCGCTGCTTGCCAAAGCCTCAGACAGCGGAATCTTCGAGGCGCTGACCGCATCGACCATGTTCGACCCCGATGTCATCGACTCCCTGACCGTGATGTCTAAAGCGTTGTGTGAGGCCTCAGAGAGTGCCGTCTACGGAGATGACAAACCCGTCAAAATAACCACCCTGATCAGAGCGCTGCGCGACCCCGCTATCAACCGGGCCTTGAAATTCTGTCTCACCATGGCCGCCGCAATGGGGCGGGAACTGGATCCCGACACCGGCGAGTTCCACCAGCGCGTCAGCGCCCGCGGGTCAGCCCGCCACGACCCGTCCACCGAACGGAGTATCCGATGA